The Daucus carota subsp. sativus chromosome 9, DH1 v3.0, whole genome shotgun sequence genome window below encodes:
- the LOC108200895 gene encoding galactinol synthase 2 — protein sequence MANTNNVFATPLVKAASLQSRAYVTFLAGNGDYWKGVVGLAKGLRKVKSAYPLVVAVLPDVPEDHRQKLLSQGCIIRDIEPVYPPENQTQFAMAYYVINYSKLRIWEFVEYSKMIYLDGDIQVFSNIDHLFDMPKGYFYAVKDCFCEKTWSDSPQYKIGYCQQCPNKVQWPSNLGPKPPLYFNAGMFVYEPSLSIYDDLLSSVKTTPPTSFAEQDFLNMFFRDVYRPIPSDYNLVLAMLWRHPENIKMTNVKVVHYCAAGSKPWRYTGEEENMDRKDIKKLVKMWWDIYDDKSLDYKPTTIRALVNPEAETDDGVAEILVALSKAGIVNMVSAPRAA from the exons ATGGCCAACACTAACAATGTTTTTGCTACTCCTCTAGTGAAGGCAGCTAGCTTGCAAAGCCGCGCTTACGTTACGTTCTTGGCTGGTAATGGTGACTACTGGAAAGGTGTGGTTGGTTTGGCTAAGGGGCTCCGAAAGGTCAAGTCTGCCTATCCTCTTGTTGTGGCTGTTCTGCCTGATGTACCTGAGGATCACCGCCAGAAGCTGCTGTCCCAGGGCTGCATTATCCGCGACATTGAGCCTGTCTACCCTCCCGAAAACCAGACTCAGTTTGCCATGGCGTACTATGTCATCAACTATTCCAAACTCCGCATATGGGAG TTTGTGGAGTATAGTAAGATGATATATTTGGATGGGGATATTCAAGTGTTCAGCAATATAGACCATCTGTTTGACATGCCTAAAGGATACTTCTATGCTGTGAAGGACTGTTTCTGTGAGAAGACATGGAGTGATAGTCCACAATACAAGATTGGGTATTGCCAGCAGTGCCCTAACAAAGTCCAGTGGCCTTCTAACTTAGGTCCCAAGCCCCCTCTCTATTTCAATGCCGGCATGTTTGTTTATGAGCCTAGTCTCTCGATTTACGATGATCTCCTCTCCTCTGTCAAGACCACCCCTCCCACTTCCTTTGCTGAGCAGGACTTTCTGAATATGTTCTTTAGGGATGTTTATAGGCCAATTCCATCGGACTATAACTTGGTTTTGGCCATGTTATGGCGCCATCCCGAGAACATAAAGATGACTAATGTGAAAGTTGTGCATTACTGTGCTGCTGGTTCTAAGCCCTGGAGGTACACTGGAGAAGAAGAGAACATGGACAGAAAGGACATCAAGAAGCTAGTCAAGATGTGGTGGGATATCTACGACGACAAGTCGTTGGATTACAAGCCAACCACTATCCGTGCTCTGGTGAACCCTGAAGCTGAAACCGACGATGGTGTTGCAGAGATCCTGGTGGCTCTATCTAAGGCCGGAATCGTGAATATGGTTTCGGCTCCAAGGGCTGCATAG
- the LOC108200337 gene encoding ADP-ribosylation factor isoform X1 yields the protein MGFVQKILGKMGLSFTKLFSRLFAKKEMRILMVGLDAAGKTTILYKLKLGEIVTTIPTIGFNVETVEYKNISFTVWDVGGQDKIRPLWRHYFQNTQGLIFVVDSNDRDRVVEARDELHRMLNEDELRDAVLLVFANKQDLPNAMNAAEITDKLGLHSLRQRHWYIQSTCATSGEGLYEGLDWLSNNIASKG from the exons ATGGGGTTTGTTCAGAAG ATATTAGGAAAAATGGGTTTGTCTTTCACCAAGCTGTTTAGTCGATTGTTTGCAAAGAAGGAGATGCGTATTCTTATGGTCGGTCTCGATGCTGCTGGTAAGACCACCATATTGTACAAGCTCAAACTGGGAGAGATTGTCACTACCATACCTACAATTG GGTTCAACGTGGAGACTGTAGAATACAAGAACATCAGCTTTACAGTCTGGGATGTTGGTGGTCAGGACAAG ATCCGGCCATTGTGGAGACACTATTTTCAAAATACCCAAGGTCTCATCTTCGTGGTTGATAGCAATGATAGGGATCGTGTGGTTGAGGCTAGGGATGAGCTACACAGGATGCTGAATGAG GATGAGCTGAGGGATGCCGTACTTCTTGTATTTGCTAACAAACAAGATTTACCGAATGCCATGAATGCTGCTGAGATAACTGATAAGCTTGGTCTTCACTCCCTCAGGCAGCGCCACTG GTATATCCAGAGCACATGTGCAACTTCTGGAGAAGGGCTGTATGAGGGTCTGGACTGGCTCTCCAATAATATTGCTAGCAAG GGTTGA
- the LOC108200337 gene encoding ADP-ribosylation factor isoform X2 produces MGLSFTKLFSRLFAKKEMRILMVGLDAAGKTTILYKLKLGEIVTTIPTIGFNVETVEYKNISFTVWDVGGQDKIRPLWRHYFQNTQGLIFVVDSNDRDRVVEARDELHRMLNEDELRDAVLLVFANKQDLPNAMNAAEITDKLGLHSLRQRHWYIQSTCATSGEGLYEGLDWLSNNIASKG; encoded by the exons ATGGGTTTGTCTTTCACCAAGCTGTTTAGTCGATTGTTTGCAAAGAAGGAGATGCGTATTCTTATGGTCGGTCTCGATGCTGCTGGTAAGACCACCATATTGTACAAGCTCAAACTGGGAGAGATTGTCACTACCATACCTACAATTG GGTTCAACGTGGAGACTGTAGAATACAAGAACATCAGCTTTACAGTCTGGGATGTTGGTGGTCAGGACAAG ATCCGGCCATTGTGGAGACACTATTTTCAAAATACCCAAGGTCTCATCTTCGTGGTTGATAGCAATGATAGGGATCGTGTGGTTGAGGCTAGGGATGAGCTACACAGGATGCTGAATGAG GATGAGCTGAGGGATGCCGTACTTCTTGTATTTGCTAACAAACAAGATTTACCGAATGCCATGAATGCTGCTGAGATAACTGATAAGCTTGGTCTTCACTCCCTCAGGCAGCGCCACTG GTATATCCAGAGCACATGTGCAACTTCTGGAGAAGGGCTGTATGAGGGTCTGGACTGGCTCTCCAATAATATTGCTAGCAAG GGTTGA
- the LOC108201122 gene encoding uncharacterized protein LOC108201122, which translates to MSSYSSSTVQNTDLCQCGLLPVLKTSWTDNNPGRRFWSCRMYLRNERKGCGYYRWHDPPVEGRSKNIIPGLLRKIEMLEEEIKELKRKEQKDAMWLRVVIVVVVLILGLALLR; encoded by the exons ATGTCTTCCTATAGCAGCTCTACTGTTCAAAATACCGATCTATGTCAATGCGGCCTGCTTCCAGTTTTGAAGACATCCTGGACTGACAATAACCCCGGCAGGAGGTTTTGGAGCTGTCGAATGTACTTG AGAAATGAGCGTAAGGGCTGTGGGTATTACCGTTGGCATGATCCACCAGTTGAAGGGAGATCGAAGAACATAATACCGGGTTTGCTCAGGAAGATTGAAATGCTTGAGGAAGAGATAAAAGAACTGAAGAGGAAAGAGCAAAAAGATGCAATGTGGTTGAGGGttgtgattgttgttgttgttttaATCTTGGGACTAGCTCTGTTACGTTAA